A region of Flavobacterium indicum GPTSA100-9 = DSM 17447 DNA encodes the following proteins:
- the xerA gene encoding site-specific tyrosine recombinase/integron integrase, whose product MKWKAQLISHKGEARIAIYFEKNPDLIARIKKFPSARWSVTKTCWHVADTNENRIKFKLPLAHTLLPNKEGMDGIATFKRYLFSKRYSQNTIETYTDALRAFLTFFNTKSIKDITNEDVITFNNEHILKNKYSSSYQNQVVNAIKLFFKIVQEKSIQIDRIHRPKREKKLPKVLSKEEVFKIIDATENLKHKTLLALIYSAGLRISEALNMKLTDIDSERMLIHVKNAKGKKDRYTLLSDKVLVLLREYYLVYKPTDYLFYGHFRSMYASRSAQLVLKNAAKKAGIQKDITLHTLRHSFATHLLENGTDLRYIQDLLGHSSPKTTMIYTHVSNDSLKKITNPFDI is encoded by the coding sequence ATGAAATGGAAAGCCCAATTAATATCCCACAAAGGGGAAGCACGAATTGCTATTTATTTTGAGAAAAATCCCGATTTAATTGCTCGAATTAAAAAATTCCCAAGCGCCCGCTGGAGTGTAACAAAAACATGTTGGCATGTTGCGGACACCAATGAAAACCGAATCAAATTTAAACTTCCATTAGCCCATACCCTACTTCCCAATAAAGAAGGGATGGATGGTATTGCAACTTTTAAACGCTATTTATTTTCCAAAAGATACAGTCAAAATACAATAGAAACCTATACCGATGCCTTACGCGCTTTTTTAACTTTTTTCAACACAAAATCAATTAAAGACATTACTAATGAGGATGTTATAACCTTTAACAACGAACACATTTTAAAAAACAAGTATTCGTCATCGTATCAAAATCAGGTTGTGAATGCCATAAAATTATTTTTTAAGATTGTACAAGAAAAAAGCATACAAATAGACCGAATACATCGTCCTAAGCGCGAAAAAAAATTACCAAAAGTATTGAGTAAAGAAGAAGTGTTTAAAATTATAGATGCTACCGAAAATTTAAAACACAAAACCTTATTGGCCTTAATCTATTCGGCAGGATTGCGAATAAGTGAAGCCTTAAACATGAAATTAACCGATATTGACAGTGAACGTATGTTAATTCATGTAAAAAATGCCAAGGGCAAAAAAGACCGTTACACTTTATTATCAGACAAAGTATTGGTTTTATTGCGTGAATATTATTTGGTTTACAAACCAACAGATTATTTATTTTACGGGCATTTTAGATCCATGTATGCAAGCAGAAGTGCCCAACTCGTTTTAAAAAATGCAGCCAAAAAAGCAGGTATTCAAAAAGACATTACTTTACACACCTTACGACACAGTTTTGCTACCCATTTATTAGAAAACGGCACCGATTTACGTTACATTCAGGACTTATTAGGTCATAGTAGCCCAAAGACTACTATGATTTACACCCATGTTAGTAACGACAGTTTAAAAAAAATCACCAATCCGTTTGATATATAA
- a CDS encoding 2OG-Fe(II) oxygenase: MERNETFELIIDDVVNQQYAVMDNFFTTAEVDVLKKGLLDAFETNQFKKSAIGNRADEKVMDAIRGDYIFWLDEQDTSAAAQLFFAKINEFITYINATCYLGINEKEFHYAVYPEGTFYKRHLDVFQNDKRRRLSLVCYLNDENWLPEYGGELVIYKDSGDVVVYPEKGRVVIFDSQTLEHEVKPVQQKRYSITGWLKTR; the protein is encoded by the coding sequence ATGGAACGTAACGAAACGTTTGAATTAATTATTGACGATGTGGTTAATCAGCAATACGCTGTTATGGATAATTTTTTTACTACAGCAGAAGTAGATGTGCTAAAAAAAGGATTGCTTGATGCGTTTGAAACCAATCAATTTAAAAAATCGGCTATTGGAAATCGTGCCGATGAAAAGGTAATGGATGCCATCCGGGGCGATTATATTTTTTGGTTAGACGAGCAAGATACATCTGCTGCAGCCCAATTGTTTTTTGCCAAAATCAATGAATTTATTACCTATATCAATGCTACGTGTTATTTAGGTATTAATGAAAAAGAGTTTCATTATGCGGTGTATCCCGAAGGGACGTTTTACAAACGCCATTTAGATGTTTTTCAGAACGATAAGCGCCGTCGATTGTCGTTAGTCTGTTATTTAAACGATGAAAATTGGTTGCCGGAATATGGGGGCGAATTGGTCATCTACAAAGATTCAGGCGATGTAGTAGTCTATCCAGAAAAAGGCAGAGTAGTGATTTTTGATAGCCAAACCTTGGAGCACGAAGTCAAACCGGTGCAGCAAAAAAGATACAGTATTACTGGTTGGTTAAAAACCAGATAG
- a CDS encoding ATP-binding protein: MKSEIKIILEEGSSNKAKGNCFESLIRNLLALHQYDIRGNINYSGMEIDLVAEHKHNKETLYVECKAKEKVSSDELSKFSFNVGFKKIDKGYFFRTQELESQAGALLSEIKTRPEYKNLTFFEPSEIIKILSDGKMIFEPTSELKNYLISKRTLAVTYFGDFLIYLINESNALPTKFIVINANDNKVQINKEVLQNLKNSILEIQNLEFIELSSNKADYKEKVDINIQIESISEVQESENWYDYLPASSSRNHFVGRDEIRRDVLSFFKEIEDKKTDKHIFYLNGKSGWGKSSLVLEIKGRSQNKHYKNRFFTVAIDTRSANSDNFVALSFNKIIKEAYEQNFIHKSIFTKDLEFTSNVDLLSSESIKELLNLLEVEKKYLVLIFDQFEDVFRKKDFFKTFYKFLSDVTDLKPNLIIGFSWKSDFLIQSDDSSYHIWQQAKEQAKEFTVSEFGEREIDGIIKQLEGSIGIVPKSIKDRIKESSQGLPWLTKKLCIHIYDQIQSGLKREELLESNLNILDLFKKDDERLQSDELRALKLIAKRAYEGNSFEETEVGELIPGNIISSLLHKRLIIRSGAIYNIYWDIYRDYLVTGEIPIIGESYLLRQGVNLCLEVFLLFENDKSESISSLTEKHPKGISQDTLNNILIELRNIGLINKNEENYYAEKDIEISKEGFVEFISTKFSNYTPYIALRKIKKSKIDKEDIIIILKQIFKQEFQDNTWDAYAKNLISWFNLSNLSIKEKLIEPKKGRGGISTLNFNESEKDTFLPRTSIKEMIEILPLFELDESVINSKFNKDLLFLEIIDNTKKLTDFGKKLIQIKDPDETKSILRNKCLEYKKFKILKKTLDSNPKIKVKELVKLMGINFFDGKELSSKVIYATKATSWIKQ; encoded by the coding sequence ATGAAGTCAGAAATAAAAATAATTCTAGAAGAAGGTTCTTCAAACAAAGCAAAAGGAAATTGCTTTGAAAGTTTAATTCGAAACCTTTTGGCTTTACACCAATATGATATTAGAGGAAATATCAACTATTCAGGAATGGAAATTGATCTTGTTGCCGAACATAAACACAATAAAGAAACCCTTTATGTAGAATGTAAAGCAAAAGAAAAAGTTTCGTCAGACGAATTGTCTAAATTTTCTTTTAATGTAGGCTTTAAAAAAATTGACAAAGGATATTTCTTTAGAACTCAAGAATTGGAAAGCCAAGCAGGAGCTTTACTTTCCGAAATTAAGACAAGACCAGAATACAAAAATCTAACGTTTTTTGAACCATCTGAAATTATCAAAATTTTGTCCGATGGCAAAATGATTTTTGAGCCAACTTCAGAATTAAAAAATTATCTAATTTCAAAAAGAACTCTAGCAGTAACATATTTTGGAGATTTTTTAATCTACTTAATAAATGAGTCTAATGCCCTTCCTACAAAGTTTATTGTAATAAATGCAAACGATAACAAAGTTCAAATAAACAAAGAAGTTCTTCAAAATTTAAAAAATAGCATTTTGGAGATTCAAAACTTAGAATTCATTGAACTTTCTTCCAATAAAGCTGACTATAAAGAAAAAGTAGATATAAATATTCAGATTGAATCTATTTCAGAGGTTCAAGAAAGTGAAAATTGGTATGATTATCTTCCTGCATCTTCTTCAAGAAATCATTTCGTTGGACGTGATGAAATCAGACGAGATGTTCTATCTTTTTTTAAAGAGATTGAAGACAAAAAAACTGACAAGCATATTTTCTATTTAAATGGAAAATCTGGTTGGGGAAAAAGTTCCTTAGTTTTAGAGATTAAAGGTAGAAGCCAAAACAAACATTATAAAAATAGATTTTTTACAGTTGCCATAGATACAAGAAGTGCTAATTCAGATAATTTTGTAGCACTATCTTTTAATAAGATTATTAAAGAGGCTTATGAGCAAAATTTCATACACAAAAGCATCTTTACAAAAGATTTGGAATTCACATCAAATGTTGACCTTCTTTCTTCCGAAAGTATAAAAGAACTCTTGAATTTATTAGAAGTTGAAAAAAAATATCTAGTTCTAATTTTTGACCAATTTGAAGATGTTTTTAGGAAAAAAGATTTTTTCAAAACATTTTATAAATTTCTTTCAGATGTTACAGACTTGAAACCAAATCTCATTATTGGTTTTTCTTGGAAATCAGATTTTTTAATACAAAGCGATGATTCATCCTATCATATTTGGCAACAAGCAAAAGAACAAGCAAAAGAATTTACAGTAAGTGAATTTGGAGAAAGAGAAATAGACGGTATTATAAAACAATTAGAAGGTTCTATAGGAATTGTTCCTAAAAGTATAAAAGATAGAATTAAGGAAAGTTCACAAGGACTTCCTTGGTTAACAAAAAAATTATGTATTCATATTTATGACCAAATTCAATCTGGCTTAAAAAGAGAAGAGTTGTTAGAATCAAATCTAAATATTCTCGACTTATTTAAAAAAGATGATGAAAGATTGCAAAGTGATGAATTAAGAGCTTTGAAATTAATTGCAAAAAGAGCATATGAAGGTAATTCTTTTGAAGAAACTGAAGTTGGGGAACTAATTCCTGGAAACATAATTAGCTCATTACTTCATAAGAGATTAATTATTAGATCAGGAGCTATATATAATATTTATTGGGATATTTATAGAGATTATTTGGTAACGGGAGAAATACCTATTATTGGAGAAAGTTATTTATTGCGACAAGGAGTAAATTTGTGTTTGGAGGTATTCCTACTATTTGAAAATGACAAAAGTGAATCAATTAGTTCTTTAACAGAAAAACATCCAAAAGGAATTAGTCAAGATACTTTAAACAATATTTTGATTGAACTGAGAAATATAGGCTTGATTAATAAAAATGAGGAAAATTATTATGCTGAAAAAGACATTGAAATCAGTAAGGAAGGATTTGTTGAATTCATTAGTACTAAGTTTTCTAATTACACTCCATATATTGCATTGAGGAAAATCAAAAAGTCAAAAATTGATAAAGAAGATATAATTATCATTTTAAAGCAAATTTTCAAACAAGAGTTTCAAGATAATACTTGGGACGCTTATGCAAAAAACCTAATAAGTTGGTTTAACTTATCTAATTTATCAATAAAAGAAAAACTAATTGAACCAAAAAAAGGAAGAGGTGGAATAAGTACACTAAATTTTAATGAATCTGAAAAAGACACTTTTTTACCTAGGACTTCAATCAAGGAAATGATAGAAATATTACCTCTTTTTGAATTGGATGAAAGTGTTATTAATAGTAAATTCAATAAAGACCTTCTCTTTTTAGAAATAATTGACAACACTAAGAAACTAACTGATTTCGGAAAAAAACTAATTCAAATAAAAGATCCGGACGAAACAAAAAGTATTTTAAGAAATAAATGTCTTGAGTATAAAAAATTCAAAATCCTAAAAAAGACTTTAGATTCCAATCCAAAAATTAAAGTGAAAGAGTTAGTTAAACTTATGGGAATAAATTTCTTTGATGGAAAAGAATTGAGTTCTAAGGTTATTTATGCAACGAAAGCTACAAGTTGGATTAAACAATAA
- a CDS encoding 6-pyruvoyl trahydropterin synthase family protein: MSKIRITKQFNFETGHALYGYDGKCKNVHGHSYKLSVTVIGEPITNTENVKFGMVIDFGDLKKIVKEEVVDIFDHATVFNKNTPHIELAKELQDRGHHVILVDYQPTSENMVIDFAAKISARLPHSIQLHSLKLQETETSFAEWYASDN; encoded by the coding sequence ATGAGTAAGATTAGAATCACCAAACAGTTCAACTTTGAAACCGGACACGCCTTGTATGGTTATGATGGTAAATGTAAAAACGTACACGGACACAGCTATAAATTATCTGTGACAGTCATTGGTGAACCTATTACCAACACTGAAAATGTAAAATTTGGAATGGTAATTGACTTTGGCGATTTAAAAAAAATTGTAAAAGAAGAAGTGGTTGATATTTTTGACCATGCCACCGTTTTTAATAAAAATACACCGCACATAGAATTGGCTAAAGAATTACAAGATCGTGGCCACCATGTTATTTTAGTAGACTACCAACCCACGAGTGAAAATATGGTAATTGATTTTGCAGCCAAAATTTCGGCCCGATTACCACACAGCATTCAATTGCATTCCTTGAAACTACAAGAAACTGAGACTTCGTTTGCCGAATGGTATGCGAGTGATAATTAG
- a CDS encoding enoyl-CoA hydratase/isomerase family protein, with protein sequence MEAFVTSEVKDNLGIITFFHPAGNSFPGVQLQKLVDTLNELDQNSAVSVIVLQSEGNSFCAGASFDELVAIDNLVDGKQFFSGFANVINAMRKCSKLIIAKVQGKAVGGGVGIISAADYAIGTEKADIKLSELTIGIGPFVIEPAVSRKIGATAMAELTLDASNWKSAQWAFEKGLYAQLVPLEALNETTETFATQLASYNPEALAQMKKVLWQNTDNWSTLLYERAEISGTLVLSDFTKNALAKFKK encoded by the coding sequence ATGGAAGCTTTTGTAACCTCAGAAGTAAAAGACAACCTAGGAATAATCACCTTTTTTCACCCAGCCGGAAATTCATTTCCGGGTGTGCAATTACAAAAATTAGTAGACACCCTAAACGAATTAGACCAAAACAGCGCGGTTAGCGTGATTGTATTACAAAGTGAAGGCAATTCTTTTTGTGCAGGTGCTTCTTTTGATGAATTAGTTGCTATTGATAATTTAGTAGACGGCAAACAATTTTTTTCTGGTTTTGCGAATGTCATCAACGCTATGCGAAAATGCTCAAAATTGATTATAGCTAAAGTTCAAGGTAAAGCTGTGGGTGGTGGTGTTGGTATTATTTCGGCGGCGGATTATGCGATAGGAACCGAAAAAGCCGACATTAAATTATCAGAATTAACCATAGGTATTGGACCCTTTGTAATTGAACCTGCAGTAAGCAGAAAAATTGGCGCTACCGCAATGGCCGAATTAACCTTAGATGCCAGTAATTGGAAATCGGCACAATGGGCATTTGAAAAAGGCTTGTATGCCCAATTAGTTCCATTAGAAGCTTTAAATGAAACTACAGAAACTTTTGCTACCCAATTAGCCAGTTACAACCCAGAAGCCTTAGCACAAATGAAAAAAGTGTTGTGGCAAAACACCGATAACTGGAGTACTTTATTGTATGAACGAGCAGAAATATCGGGTACTTTGGTGTTGTCTGATTTTACCAAAAACGCCTTAGCCAAGTTTAAAAAATAA
- a CDS encoding metallophosphoesterase, producing MKIGILHLSDLHIQEDDLTNRIENLVKSVEYDIKQISHLYLVFSGDIVNFGRKSEFEKAKIFVVGLTDRLKEKWKLLNIKIVAVPGNHDCCFDNEKKTRKSILNDCKTDIIDEEDYFIDAMAVQSDFWDFTNEVTELSDRNLVSYKYEFRPHLDFKVTFHCYNTSWLTEINEKQGSLIIPENKFIENENGEYVISVFHHPVEWLSANTKRNNKQRFEEHLINSSNLVIYGHEHDKGNPKAVLQKNNNVVFCGGKAFDKNIITETGFCLYEIDLTDKSINIKTFNFDGETYLVETEDKHRIIEKVKREFILNKEFETKITELSIPLKHSKKPKLILSDIFVYPDLEPLLEEENYVAQYPNSSELIKQVKNENNVNILIEGADQSGKTSLLYVLYKRYYEMGLTPIYLRGKYCNETDVKKLVKKVLKEQYDSENVDLFFQLDKKVLLLDNFHKSSLNSKYKKRLVESFNNNFEVIIVTSDNTYSSKNVTEEATSFKDYFKYKLLPLGHEKRSELIEQWLLIGENKLTIQEEVILNTVKSRFNEINSLIGNRLMPSYPIFILTLLQSLDENLQNFSQTSYANIYLVLIKAGLIKEGIKDSVLTSLLNILKELAFYMYGKKKSPFNREDFDSFILEYSAKYFRHKSLTSDKILSVLCNSNILKYDDEYYTFSYKYIYYFLIAQKISTDIESYQDLIYNLCNNIHLEINANILIFLSHHSKAQILIDSIVFTSEIPFEKANPLTLSKDDTFVQFITEFTNEIKDEIIEDRNPKEEVKKELKKKDAIERRNRVDTDNDNEDGILPSEAIEMNQAFRTVKIIGQIVKNQSGDFEKEKLIKLVEAA from the coding sequence ATGAAAATTGGAATATTACATTTAAGCGACTTACATATTCAAGAAGACGACTTAACAAATAGAATTGAAAACCTTGTTAAATCTGTAGAATATGACATTAAACAAATTTCACACCTATATTTAGTTTTCTCAGGTGACATAGTAAATTTTGGTAGGAAATCTGAATTTGAAAAAGCTAAAATCTTTGTTGTAGGACTAACAGATAGATTAAAAGAAAAATGGAAGTTGTTGAATATTAAAATCGTTGCAGTTCCGGGAAATCACGATTGTTGTTTTGACAATGAAAAGAAAACTCGAAAATCAATTTTAAATGATTGTAAAACAGATATAATTGATGAAGAAGATTATTTCATAGACGCTATGGCTGTTCAATCTGATTTTTGGGATTTTACAAATGAGGTAACAGAATTATCGGATAGAAATTTAGTATCTTACAAATATGAATTCAGACCGCATTTAGATTTTAAGGTGACTTTTCACTGTTACAATACAAGTTGGCTTACTGAAATAAACGAAAAACAAGGGTCACTTATAATTCCAGAAAATAAATTTATTGAAAATGAAAATGGCGAATATGTAATCTCTGTTTTTCATCATCCTGTAGAATGGCTTTCTGCAAATACAAAAAGAAATAATAAACAACGATTTGAAGAGCATTTAATAAATAGCTCAAATCTTGTAATTTATGGCCACGAACACGACAAAGGAAATCCTAAGGCTGTACTTCAAAAAAACAATAATGTAGTTTTTTGCGGTGGCAAAGCTTTCGATAAAAATATTATTACTGAAACAGGGTTTTGTCTTTATGAAATAGACCTAACTGACAAGTCAATAAATATTAAAACTTTCAATTTTGATGGTGAAACGTATTTAGTTGAGACAGAGGACAAACATCGGATAATTGAAAAAGTTAAACGAGAATTTATTTTAAATAAAGAATTTGAAACAAAAATCACAGAATTAAGCATCCCATTAAAACACTCAAAAAAACCAAAATTAATTTTATCCGATATATTCGTATATCCAGACCTAGAGCCATTGCTTGAAGAAGAAAATTACGTAGCTCAATATCCAAACTCCTCTGAATTAATTAAACAAGTTAAAAATGAAAACAATGTAAATATATTAATTGAGGGGGCTGACCAATCAGGTAAAACATCATTGCTCTATGTTCTTTACAAAAGGTATTATGAAATGGGGCTTACTCCAATTTATTTGAGAGGTAAATATTGTAATGAAACAGATGTCAAGAAATTAGTAAAAAAGGTTTTAAAGGAGCAATACGATAGTGAAAATGTAGATTTATTTTTCCAACTTGACAAGAAAGTACTTTTACTTGACAACTTCCATAAATCAAGTCTTAATTCAAAATATAAAAAACGATTAGTTGAATCATTCAACAATAATTTTGAAGTAATAATTGTTACATCTGACAACACCTACAGTTCAAAAAATGTAACTGAGGAAGCTACGAGCTTTAAGGACTATTTTAAATATAAGCTTTTACCGCTTGGTCACGAAAAGAGAAGTGAATTAATTGAACAATGGCTCTTGATTGGCGAAAATAAGTTGACGATTCAAGAAGAAGTAATATTAAATACTGTAAAATCAAGATTTAATGAAATCAATTCATTAATTGGCAATAGGTTGATGCCTTCATACCCAATTTTTATATTGACTCTTTTACAAAGTCTTGATGAAAATCTTCAAAATTTTTCGCAAACATCATATGCTAATATCTACCTAGTTTTAATTAAAGCAGGTCTCATTAAAGAAGGAATCAAAGATTCAGTTTTGACGAGTTTATTGAATATTCTCAAAGAACTTGCTTTTTATATGTACGGCAAGAAGAAAAGCCCTTTTAATAGAGAAGATTTTGACAGTTTTATTTTAGAATATTCAGCTAAATATTTTCGTCACAAATCATTAACAAGTGATAAAATTCTTAGTGTACTTTGCAACTCTAATATTTTGAAATATGATGATGAATACTACACTTTTTCTTACAAATACATATACTACTTCCTAATAGCCCAAAAAATTTCAACAGACATAGAAAGCTATCAAGATCTTATATATAACTTATGTAACAATATTCATTTAGAGATAAATGCCAATATTTTGATTTTTCTTTCTCACCATTCAAAGGCACAAATTCTTATAGATAGTATCGTTTTCACTAGTGAAATTCCTTTTGAGAAAGCTAATCCACTAACATTAAGTAAGGATGACACGTTTGTGCAATTTATCACTGAGTTCACCAATGAAATCAAAGATGAAATAATTGAAGATAGAAACCCAAAAGAAGAAGTAAAAAAGGAACTCAAGAAAAAAGATGCCATTGAGAGAAGGAATAGAGTTGATACAGATAACGATAATGAAGACGGTATATTACCTTCTGAGGCAATCGAAATGAATCAAGCCTTTAGAACAGTTAAAATCATCGGTCAGATTGTAAAGAATCAAAGTGGTGACTTTGAAAAGGAAAAACTTATCAAGCTTGTTGAAGCAGCCTAG